CCTGGCCGCGAGTGAAAGCCCGGAAGAAATCTACCAGAATCTGGTGGACAAGATGAGGACGAACCTCAGGGCAAACCATTGCGTTCTGCTGACGGTGGAGGAACAGGGCAAGCTGCTGGCCGTCAGGGCCGTAAGCTCAGAATCGGACATCTCCATCCCGCCGGAACCTTTCGCCCCTGGAAGGGGAATATTTGCAAAGGTGCTGCAAACCGGAAAATCCGTGGAGACAGGCAACGCCGCGGGGAACGATGCGGTTGATGGCAAAGCCGACCTCCCCGGCTCAATCCGTGCCGACAGAATTGTTGCCACACCCTTAAAACTCAAGGGAAACATCGTTGCAATTATGGCATTTTACGACAGGGAAGACGGCGGGCCATTCGATGCCTGGGATATCGAGATTCTTTCTTCACTGGCTCCCCACGCAGCCATAGGGCTTAAGAACGCCTGGCTCTATCAAAACCTTACCCAAAGCATCGACGAGGTCGCGGCCACGGAAAAGAAACTTGACGAAGCCGTACGTGCGGTAGCGGAGAAGGACATGAAACTGGCCAGGCTTGAACAATGAAAAAACTCATAGAGAAGGCAAATATTCTCCTGGAGGCGCTTCCCTACATCAAGGCATTTCGGGGTAAAACCGTCATCGTCAAGTATGGCGGCCATGCCATGGTCGACGACGCTCTTCGATCCAAATTTGCCGAGGACATTATCCTGCTTCGGTATATCGGCATAAAACCGGTGATAGTCCACGGAGGGGGGCCGCAGATCGGGCGGACCCTCGCCAGGATGGGGAAAGAAAGCACTTTCGTCCACGGGCACCGCATCACGGACGAGGAGACGATGGATATCGTGGAAATGGTCCTCGGAGGGAAAGTAAACAAGGACATCGTGGCCCTCATTCAGAGGCATGGGGGGCGTGCCGTTGGCCTGACCGGCAAGGACGGTGGGCTGTTTACCGTGGAAAAGATCATGTTCGAGGAAAATTCGCATAAGGATGGCCCCCCGGAAA
This genomic stretch from bacterium BMS3Abin14 harbors:
- the argB gene encoding acetylglutamate kinase → MKKLIEKANILLEALPYIKAFRGKTVIVKYGGHAMVDDALRSKFAEDIILLRYIGIKPVIVHGGGPQIGRTLARMGKESTFVHGHRITDEETMDIVEMVLGGKVNKDIVALIQRHGGRAVGLTGKDGGLFTVEKIMFEENSHKDGPPEIIDPGRVGMVRKVDPEIIIKMEDSDFIPVIAPVGVDGKGNTYNVNADSVAGSLAAALSAEKLVLMTDVPGIQDEAGELISSISIKKLGSLIDSGTIHGGMVPKVEAAMEALKAGVPKVHILDGRIEHAVILEIFTQTGIGTEIVQ